A window of the Pseudomonas fluorescens genome harbors these coding sequences:
- a CDS encoding DUF6124 family protein yields the protein MFKPTPNPPETQANPETDPTSPYTSVNSKKLHEAAERALDHYLCPGAHIMGSANEPDPMYLANPAYNTESLLANASESLGSASEMLNNFAATLDPAHRKTALGIAQILMLGELAVNQALDHVELKD from the coding sequence ATGTTCAAACCAACACCCAACCCACCCGAAACCCAAGCCAACCCCGAAACCGACCCAACCTCCCCATACACCTCCGTCAACTCCAAAAAACTCCACGAAGCTGCCGAACGCGCGCTCGATCATTACCTCTGCCCCGGCGCCCACATCATGGGCAGCGCCAACGAACCCGACCCGATGTACCTCGCCAACCCGGCCTACAACACCGAATCCTTGCTCGCGAACGCCAGCGAGTCCCTGGGCTCGGCCAGCGAAATGCTCAACAACTTCGCCGCCACCCTCGACCCGGCCCATCGCAAGACCGCCCTGGGCATCGCGCAGATCCTCATGCTGGGTGAACTGGCCGTAAATCAGGCCTTGGATCACGTTGAACTGAAGGACTGA
- a CDS encoding CsgG/HfaB family protein — protein MKKIIALGLMLAALQGCSLREPMPAEQDTDTPTLTPRASTYYDLLKMPRPKGRLMAVVYGFRDQTGQYKPTPASSFSTSVTQGAASMLMDAMQASGWFVVLEREGLQNLLTERKIIRASQKKPNTPVNIQGELPPLQAANMMLEGGIIAYDTNVRSGGEGARYLGIDLSREYRVDQVTVNLRAVDVRSGQVLANVMTSKTIYSVARSAGIFKFIEFKKLLEAEVGYTTNEPAQLCVLSAIEAAVGHMVAQGIERHLWQVAGDASTPGQDDVLNRYLTQNKVDPEAE, from the coding sequence ATGAAAAAAATAATAGCGCTAGGGCTGATGTTGGCAGCATTACAAGGGTGCAGTCTGCGCGAGCCGATGCCGGCCGAGCAGGACACCGATACCCCGACCCTGACCCCCAGGGCCTCGACCTACTACGACTTGCTGAAAATGCCGCGACCCAAGGGCCGGCTGATGGCGGTGGTGTACGGCTTCCGTGACCAGACCGGGCAGTACAAACCGACGCCGGCGAGTTCGTTTTCCACCAGCGTCACCCAGGGCGCGGCGTCGATGTTGATGGACGCGATGCAGGCCAGCGGCTGGTTTGTGGTGCTCGAACGCGAAGGGCTGCAGAACCTGCTGACTGAACGCAAGATCATTCGCGCCTCGCAGAAGAAGCCGAATACGCCGGTGAACATTCAGGGTGAGCTGCCACCGTTGCAGGCGGCGAACATGATGCTTGAGGGCGGGATCATCGCCTACGACACCAACGTGCGTAGCGGTGGGGAAGGGGCGCGGTATCTGGGGATCGATCTGTCCCGTGAGTATCGGGTGGACCAGGTGACTGTGAACTTGCGTGCGGTGGATGTGCGTAGCGGGCAGGTGTTGGCGAATGTGATGACCAGCAAGACGATTTATTCGGTGGCGCGCAGTGCGGGGATTTTCAAGTTTATCGAGTTCAAGAAGTTGCTTGAGGCTGAGGTCGGGTATACGACCAATGAGCCGGCGCAGTTGTGTGTGTTGTCGGCGATTGAGGCGGCGGTGGGGCATATGGTGGCGCAGGGGATCGAGCGGCATCTTTGGCAGGTGGCGGGGGATGCTTCTACCCCGGGTCAGGATGATGTTTTGAATCGGTACCTGACTCAGAACAAGGTGGATCCGGAGGCCGAGTGA
- the relB gene encoding type II toxin-antitoxin system RelB family antitoxin gives MDLLISTIVSDFESEEQAASYDRWLIAKIQASIDDPRPGIPNERVMAEMSALMEEKRRKYEAG, from the coding sequence ATGGATCTCCTGATCTCCACCATCGTTTCAGACTTCGAAAGCGAAGAGCAGGCCGCCAGCTACGACCGCTGGTTGATTGCCAAAATACAGGCTTCAATCGATGACCCAAGACCCGGCATTCCGAATGAGCGGGTGATGGCTGAAATGTCGGCCCTGATGGAGGAAAAACGAAGAAAGTATGAGGCGGGGTAA